The DNA window CGGTGAACTTGCTGATGCGGTAGTCGACCGTGTTGTCGAACGTGCCCACGTCCACTTCGAAGTCGTTGCGGGTGTCCACCATCACCACCGGCTTGCCCTTGTCGTCGTGGCCCTGGTCCAGCCAGCGCTTGAGGGTTTTCGCGTCCACGAACGGCGCGCGGCCTTCTTCCGGCTTGATCAGCGGCATGCGCATCGTGATGATCTCGGCCTTGATCTTCACGAGCATGCGCTTGTGCGACTGCTCGGCGGACAGGCTTTCCTTCACTTCCAGGTCCGCCAGGCGCGCATCGGCGCGCACCCAGACCATGAACTCGTCGATATTGGCGCGGGTGCCGGACAGGAACATGTTGATGCCTTCGGGCGTCAGCAGGATCGTGCCCTTCAGGCCGAGGCGCTGCGTGATGTCCTGGTACCGCGGGCGGAGTTCTTCGAGATGGTCCAGCGTGATGAACTTGTAGGCGGCGATGTTGACGAACAGGTCGGCGGCAGGCGCCGCCGAATGTGCCAATGCGGCGCCGGCCTCGATGGGGGCGCCGAGAGTGCTAGCTTGCATAACGGATCAGAGAGGGAAAGCGGAACAGCCGACATTATAAGCGTATCGGCTGGCAATTCCGCGTTGCCGCGGTTTCCGGTTCTGTTATGCAACGGTCTTGCCGGCCAGGCGCTTTCGGCGCACCGCCAGCGCGGCCAGGCCGAGGCCCGACAGCAGCAGGGTGGAAGGCTCGGGAACGACTTGCCGCTCCGGCTGGATCGACCAGTGCGCATAAGTGACACCCGACTGGTTCGCCGCATTGCCCACCACGAGGAAGGGAATGACCGGATCGATATAGCTGCTGGCCGTATTGGTGTAGCCTACGCCGGTCACGCCGAGAAAGTTGATGCTGTAGCCGGTCACCACCAGGCAGCTGAGCGAATTCGAACAGCCGTTGGTGCGGGCCGGGTTCGTGTCGTACACGTCCTGGAAGACGTTGTACAGCGCCTCCGAGGCGCCCCAGCTCTGGTTGAAGCTGCTGAACGCCATCGTGGTATTCGTCGGACGGATATCGGAGAACGACACGTTATAGTGGTGGCCATCGTATTCCACCCCCTGCGCACCCATCAGGATGCCGTTTGAGACGACGAGGAGCGGTCCGGCCTGGGCTGCGGTATGCAGACCCATCAGCATGCCGCCGGTGACGAGAATATTCTTGACGATGGTTCGCACGACGGCTCCCGTTGGTTAGTTACCAAGAGTTAAAGCAAGCATAATGCCAGCTATATAATCTTGAGTAAAATCAATGATATGGCTGAGCCTGCTCAACGGCTCGGCAGTCAACTGTAAAGTTTCTCGACAAAAACTCATGTGTAAAGGGAACTCCGCCGGGGTTTCCTGCGACGGCGCAAGGCGGCGGCGGTAAAATAGCACCTTCGCCGTCCGCAATCCGATCTTCGATACGACCCCATGAGCAACGAAATCCTCGACCAGCAAGTCATCCAACCCGACGAACCGGCAGCCCCGCCAGGCCCGGATTTCGTTCACCTGCGGGTGCACTCGGAGTACTCGATCGTCGATGGCCTGGTGCGTATCGACGACCTGGTCAAGGCCGCCGTGAAGGACAAGCAGGGTGCGCTGGCCATCACCGACCTGTCGAACCTGTTCGGCATGGTGAAGTTCTACAAGAGCGCGCGCGGCAAGGGCATCAAGCCCGTGATCGGCTGCGACGTGTGGATCACCAATGACGACAACCGCGAAAAACCGAGCCGCCTGCTGCTGCTGGCGAAGAACCGCGTGGGCTACCTGCAGCTGTGCGAACTGCTGTCGATGGCATGGTTGACGAACCAGTACAAGGGCCGCGCCGAGCTGCGCACCGAGTGGCTGCAGGCGTTGAAGGACCAGGCCTATGACGTGATGCCCGGGGAAAGCGGCGCCAACGGCCTGATCGCGCTGTCCGGCGCGCAGTTCGGCGATATCGGCTGCGCGATCGACAACGGCAACCTGGAGCTGGCCGAAAAGCATGCGCAAAAATGGTCGGCCATCTTCCCGGGCCATTTCTATATCGAGATCCAGCGCGCCGGCCAGCCGAACCAGGAGGCGCAGGTGCGCCAGTCCGTGGCGCTGGCCGCCAGGCTGCGCCTGCCGGTGGTGGCCACGCACCCGGTGCAGTTCATGTCCGAGCACGAATTCATCGCGCACGAGGCGCGCATCTGTATCGCCGAAGGCGAAATGATCGCCAACGCGAGACGGCCGAAGCGCTTCAACGAGCAGATGCGCTTCATGACCCAGGAGGAAATGGCGATCCTGTTCGAGGATCTGCCGGCCGCGCTGGCAAACTCCGTGGAAATCGCCAAACGCTGCAACGTCACGCTCACGCTGGGCAAGCCGCAGCTGCCGAACTTCCCCACGCCGGGCATGACGATCGACGAATTCCTCGTGGCCGAGACGAAGAAGGGCCTGGAAGAGCGACTGGTGCAATTGTTCCCGGACCCGGTGTATCGCGAGAAGATGCGCCCGCGCTACGAGGAGCGGCTGGCGTTCGAGAACAACACGATCATCAACATGAAGTTCCCCGGTTACTTCCTGATCGTGGCGGAGTTCATCCAGTGGGGCAAGAACAACGGCGTGCCGATCGGCCCCGGCCGCGGCTCGGGCGCGGGTTCCCTCGTGGCGTATGCGCTGAAGATCACCGACCTCGATCCGCTGAAGTACAACCTGCTGTTCGAGCGTTTCCTGAACCCGGAACGGGTATCGATGCCCGACTTCGACATCGACTTCTGCCAGGAGAAACGCGAGCTGGTGATCCAGCACGTGAAGGACCTGTACGGCCGCGATGCCGTATCGCAGATCGCCACCTTCGGCACCATGGCGGCAAAGGGCGCGATCCGCGACGTGGGCCGCGTGCTGGACTTCGGCTACAACTTCTGCGACGGCATCTCGAAGCTGATTCCGTTCAAGCCGGGCAAGCCGGTGACGATCGCCGAGGCGATCGAGGAGGAGCCGCTGCTCAAGGAACGCCTCGAGAACGAGGAGGAAGTGAAGCAGCTGCTGGACCTGGCGCAGCAAGTGGAAGGCATCACCCGCGGCATCGGCATGCACGCCGGCGGCGTGCTTATTGCGCCGGGCAAGCTGACCGACTTCTGCCCGCTGTACACGCAGTCCGGCGACACGGGCGTCGTGTCGCAGTACGACAAGGATGACGTGGAGGCCGTGGGCCTGGTGAAGTTCGACTTCCTGGGGTTGACCACGCTGACGATCCTCGACCGCGCGGTGAACTACATCCGCGAGCTGGACCCGGCCGACAAGGACTTCAACCTGGAATCGCTGCCGCTGGACGACCGCGGTTCCTACGACCTGCTGACCAAGGCGAAGACGGTGGCCGTGTTCCAGCTGGAGTCGCGCGGCATGCAGGGCATGCTCAAGGACGCGCGCCCCGACCGCTTCGAGGACATCATCGCGCTGGTGGCGCTGTACCGCCCGGGCCCGATGGACCTGATTCCGGACTTCTGCAAGCGCAAGCACGGCGAAAAGTTCGACTATCCGGACCCGCGCACGGAAGGCATCCTGTCCGAGACCTACGGCATCATGGTCTACCAGGAGCAGGTGATGCAGATGGCGCAGATCATCGGCGGCTACTCGCTCGGCGGCGCGGACATGCTGCGCCGCGCGATGGGCAAGAAGAAGGCCGAGGAGATGGCCGAGCACCGCGAGATCTTCCGCAAGGGTGCTGGCGAGCGCGGGCTCACCACCGAGAAGGCCGACGAGATCTTCGACCTGATGGAAAAGTTCGCGGGCTACGGTTTCAACAAATCGCACGCCGCCGCCTACGCCCTGCTGTCGTATCACACCGCGTACCTGAAGCAGCACCACACGGCCGCGTTCATGGCGGCCAACATGTCGCTGACGATGGACGACACGGAAAAGGTCAAGATCCTCGTCGAGGATTCGATCGAGGTGTGCGGCCTGACGATCCTGCCGCCGGACGTGAACCTGTCGGCCTACCGCTTCCGGCCCGATGGCGCGCCGCGCTCCGTCACCGGCAAGAAGGTGACGAACATCCGCTATGGCCTGGGCGGCGTCAAGGGCGCCGGCCAGAACGCCATCGAGGCGATCATCGCCGCGCGCGAAGCCGATGGCCCGTTCAAGAGCCTGTTCGACTTCTGCAAGCGCGTGGACAAGCGCCAGATCAACCGCCGCACGATCGAGGCACTGATCCGCTCCGGCGCGTTCGACTCATTGGGGGTTGAGCGCTCCGTGCTGTTTGCCTCGGTGGGGTTTGCCATGGAATGCGCCGAGCAGGAACTGAAGGCCGCCAACCAGGTCAGCCTGTTCGGCGGCGACGACAGCGACCTGGTCGCCCCGCCCGAATACGTGCAGGCCACTGCATGGACCGACCGCCAGAAACTGGCCGAGGAAAAGATCGCGCTGGGCTTTTACCTGTCGGGCCACATGTTCGATTCGTATGCGGCCGAGGCACGGCGCTTTGCCCGCACCAAGCTCTCCGAGCTGGAACCGTCGCGGGAACCGCGCATGATGTGCGGCGTGATCACCGGCATCCGCACGCAGATGACCCAGCGCGGCAAGATCCTCATCGTGAGCCTGGACGACAAGAGCGCCGTGGTGGAAGTCACCGTCTACAACGAGATCTTCGAGGCCAACAAGAAAGCGTTCAAGGAGGACGAGTTCCTGGCCGTGACCGGCAAGGTATCGGAAGACCGCTTCACGGGCGGCCTGCGCATCTCGGCCGAGAAGGTGTACGACATCGTTTCCGCGCGCCTGCAGTTCGGCCGGCAGATGGGCTGGCTGCTGCCCTCGAGCGTGCCGCCGGCGAAGCTGCAGGAAGTGCTGGCACCGCACCGCGACGACTATGGCTTGCCGGTGCAGATGCGCATCCGGCCGCAGGGCATCGACTGCACGCTGCAACTGGGCGACGACTGGCGCGTGGCGCCATCGGACGAACTGACGCTGGCGCTGGAACAGGTACTGGGTGCCAAGGACGTGGCAGTCGAGTATTAAAAATAGGGACGGACCGTTTTTCACGTCCCTGCTTTTCGCGCAGGTTACTTGCGGCTTGCTACTGTTGCGCTCGTTACGCGTGTGGCCGTCGAGGCCGGGGCCGGTTCGCTAGAATGGCCGCCTACCTTCCATAGACGGAGCCCCCATGCGAATTGTCCTTCCGTTGCTTGCCGCCGCCCTCTCTGCTGCGCCGGTACAGGCGCAAACGCTGCCATCCTTGTCCGTGCCGACATTTTCCCTGCAGTATGTGGAGAGCATGACCTGGGCCGGCGAGCCCCTGGATGCCGCCATCAGCGTGGAATCGACGGATGAGCAGGTAACCGTGCTCCGGCTGGACGGCACCGCCGAGCGGCTGGCAACGGTGGTTTCGGAGAGTTCCTACTCGCAGATCGTGTCGGACCAGTCGCGGATCAGGTTTGCTGTCGCCGAAGGCTATCGCATCACGAAAATCGAATTTTCGGGCATGCTGTCGGGCGAGCTGGTGCCCGCGGAGGTGCCGGCCGGCGCGACCATGGTGTCGCAGCCCCTGCCAAGGAACCAGATGCTCGTGACCGGCACCTACTTCGAGCCGGACAGTAATGACAGCGCGGGTTCCTACTGGACGATGGAGACCGATATCGAAAGCGCGCAGGGGATCGTCGCCGATATCGACAATTCGCTGAATTTGCCTGTGTTCGACTGGCATCTGGGGCTGTACGCGATTGCGCACGGTGCCGAATCGTCGTATTACCTGCCGGGTGATGACGACCCCGAGCTGTATTTCATTCCCGCCGCGGCCTACCTGCACCTCAGCGACCCGCGGCTGACGATCCATACCGAAGCGTGGACGCCTTCGCCGGTACCCGAACCTGGCCAATGGGCCATGCTGGCCAGCGGCCTGATGCTGCTGGGAACCCTGGGCTGGCGCGGGCGCGCCGCGAGGGCTCGCCTGGCGATCAGGCGCCGGTAGCCCGCGGCGCGCGCACGGCGGCCACCAGGTTGCGCACGAACGCCTTCATGTCGAACCGGCTGTCGAAGGCATCGAGCGCCCGGTCGGCCATCTGTGCCGTGTAGGGCACATCGTCCAGCAGGCGCGCGATGGCGCTGCGCATCGCCCCGGCATCGCCCTGCGGTACCAGCAGCGCTTCATTGCCGTCGCTGACATAATCCTCCACCGTCAGCGTGCGCGTGATCACGGTGGCCTTGTTGAAGGCCATCGCCTGCAGCAGCACCATCTGGCCGGCGGAAATGTCGGCCACGCCCAGCGGCACCACCACGAAGCGCGCGTTCTTGAGCTGCTCGACATAATCGCCGTCGTAGCAGTTGCGCAGCACCTTCACATTCGGGGGGATGGCAAGCCCGGCCAGGGGCTTGTCGTTGTCGCAGACCACGTGCAAGTCGACCGGCAGGCCGGCCATCGCCTCGAACAGCGTGCCGTAATCGCGGCCGGAGCGGCCCGCCGTCAGGATATAGGGCGAGTTCGATGCTTCCGGCAATTCCTCGCGGCCGTAGATGTGGGTGCCGTGCGGAATATAAAACACCTCGGTGCGACCGTTGCTGAACAGTTCCCGGTAGCGCTCGCGTTCCTTCTTCGAATGGCAGATGACCTTGTCGACGAAGCGCATCACGAAGCGGAAGTACAGCAGCCGCAACCTGTTTTGCAGCGGGTGCTTGCGTGGCGTGAGGATGAAGCCCAGCAGCACGATTTGCGTGCGGCGCGAGAAGAGGGCGCGCAGCGGGGCGAAGATGAGCACTTCGATGTCCGAGCCCAGCACCACGGCCTCGGGGTGCGTGCGGCTGGTGATCAGCGAACGGATACCGGCGCGCAGCGCGAACCAGGCCAGCTTCGGCCAGCCGACAAGCAGCAGCTTCAGCCGCGAGTGGTAGCGAAAGCGCACGTCGTCCGCGAACAGCCGGTATTCGACGCCGAGTTCCTGCAAGCCGAGCGCAAACGGCGAACGCGTGCCGTCTTTCGTGTAGGTGGGGAAGAAATGGATCACGGCGGGCCCTGTCGCGGTGGGTTGAACAACGGGAGTTACCAACTTGGCAATTGTAACCCCGTTATAACCACCGCGGAACGCCCCGGACGGGGCGACAGGCCTCCTGTTGCGCCAGCACAGCGGGCGCGGCCGCATCCGGCGGGCGGGTGCGGCTTGCTGTGGCTTACATATCCTTCAGGCCGGTGATCGCGTAGCCCTTGGTGCCGATCTGCTCGGGCAGATGCTCGATGTGGAACTCGGGCAGGGTATCGGCGTCGTCGTCGACTTCCAGTGCCTTGGCTTCCGGTTCCCAGTCGGTATTGATCGCTTCCTGGGGAATCGGCTTTCCTTCGGGCACTGCCAGATAGGAAAAAATGCCATCGTGTTCGGGTCGTCGGTAAATATCCAGGCGCATCGCGGTTCCTCCTCGTTGGTTGCTTGGTGCATTGTTCAAGTCGCCAGCTTGGCAGTACCCGCACGCAAGCTCAGTTCGGTACCGCACATGCTGCCAATACCCGGCTGATTGTACTCCCGGGGTGGAAGACCGCCAGTTCCGCAGGCCCGCCTCTTCCTTCAGGCCAGGGCCGCCAGTTCGCGCAGGCCCGCCTCGGCCTGCGTGGTGCCATCGGCGGCACGTTGCAGCACCACCTTGCGGTTCGACGTTTCCTGGTCGCGCTGGTTCTCGTGGTGCCACAGGTGATAGACCTCGGTGGCAAACGCGCCGTCCTTGCGCAGCACGCCGGCATTGAACAGCCGCACCACGAGGTCGGAATCCTCGTGGCCCCAGCCGGTGAAACTTTCATCGAAGCCGTTGACGCGATCCAGGTCGGCACGCCAGACGGCCAGGTTGCAGCTCTTGATGCGCCGCCAGCTGAACTTGCGCCGCTCGCGGCCCACGTCCGGCAGTACCAGCACCGTTTGCAGGAATTTGTTGAAATCCCCGGCCAGCCGAAGCCGCAGGCGATCGATCGCGCCAAGCCGGTGCAGATTGATGCGCGTCTCGAGCAGCGTGCGGGTGTACTGTTCGGAGAGCAGCACGCGGCTGCCGGAAACAATGAAGCCGGGCCGCGCCAGCTTGCGGTGCTGCGTCACGAAATTGCTTGCGGGAATACAGTCGCCGTCCAGGAACACGATGTAATCGCCGCTGGCGGCCAGCGTGCCCAGGTTGCGCACGCGCGCGGCGCGAAAGCCTTCGTCCGGCTGCCACACGTACCGCAGCGGCACCGGGGAGCGCGGACGCAGCGCCTCCACACAGTCCCGTGTGTTGTTCGTGGAGCCGTCATCAGCGATAATGATTTCGAAATGCGGGTCATCCTGTGCAAAGCAGGCTTCGATCACGGCCGCCAGCGCGTCCGGGCGGTTATAGGTCGTGACAATGACAGAAATTTTTGACGCTGGTTGCATGTAGTCGGCGCGCCCCACAAGAACATTGATGAATAAAAATATTGCCAGGCAAGCCGACGACGTTGCCCCTGTATCCGCTGTTTCCACCGTTTCCGCTGTCACCGCTTTTACCGTTGCCTGCCTGGTCTTCCTCCTGCCCTTCCTGACGCTGATCACCAATGCCGGCGTGGGCCTGTGCAGCTTTGGCTTCCTGTTGGCGGCAATCTGGTGCCACAGGCAAGGCCTGCCGGAGTTCCGGCGACATCTTAACGATATCCGCGGGGTTTTGACAGCTTTTGGCGCCGCCTGCCTGTTTGCCGCGCTCGCGGTACTGCTGCATCCCGATATCTTGCTGCGCAGCTGGGAAAAGCCCAGCCGCATGCTGCTCGCCGCCACCGCGCTCATTGCCGTGCTCGCTTGCCGCCCCAGCCGCATGGCGCTGTGGTGGGGCCTGATCGGCGGCACGGTCGCCGGCGCCTGCTGGGTTGGCTACCAGCGCTGGGTGCTGCATATCGACCGGCCGGGCGGACTGATGAACGCGATCACCTTCGGCGACATCGTGCTGTGCATGGGCCTCATGTGCCTGGCCGGCGTGCTGGATTTCCGCGGCCGGCAGCGTTGTTGGCCGGCGCTGGGCGTGGTTGCCGGCCTCGTCGGCATGCTGGCCACCGGCACGCGCGGCGGCTGGGTGGCAATCGTGTTCGCGGCACTGCTGTTCTTGAAATACGGCCATTACCTGCGCGGCAAGTTCGCCAAGGCTGCCGCCGCGCTGATAGCGGTGCTGATGATCGGCGCCTATTTCGTACCGCAGACGGGCATGAGCGAGCGCCTGGACCAGGGCGTGAGCGACGTGGAAACCTATTTTACCGGCGGCAGTGCCTTCACGAACGTGGGCGTGCGGCTGGAGTTGTGGAAGGGGGCCGTGCTGCTGGCCGCGCGCCATCCATGGATGCCGAGCAGCCAGCAGCAGGTCAAGGCCGAGCTCGGGGAACTGGTCGCCGCCGGGACGCTGCAGCCGTTCGTGCTGGAAGCCGAGCATTTCCACAACGATGTCCTGCAGGCGCTCGTGTTCGGCGGCGTGCCGGGCCTTTTATGCTGGTTCGGCACGCTGCTGCTGCCGTTCCTGTTTTTCCTGCGCATGCTGCATTCCCATGAATCGGCGCCCCACGGGCTCGTTGCCACGGCACTGGCCGGCTTGCTGCTCGTGCTGAGTTACTTCAGCTTCGGCCTGACGGAAGTGATCTTCTGGTCCGTGCGCGGCGCGATGTTCTATGCGCTGATGCTGTTCGTGCTCATGGGCCTGTGCCTGAACGCCCGCGAAAGAACGTGATGTCCAAGAATTCCCCACGCATCCTGGTGATCTCCCCCAACTGGATCGGCGATGCCGTCATGGCGCAGCCGCTGCTGCAACGGCTGCGCGCGCTGCACCCGGGCCACCCGATCGACGTGCTGGCCCCGCCCGCCGTGGCGCCCGTCTGGCGCCAGATGCGCGAGGTCGATGAAGTGCTGCAGACGCCGTTCCGCCACGGCGCGCTGCAATTGCGCGAACGCTGGCGCTATGCGCGCCTGCTGAAGGCGCGTGGCTATGCCGAAGCCTATGTATTGCCGAACACGTTGAAATATGCGCTGATTCCGTGGCTGGCCGGCATTCGCCGCCGCGTGGGCTACAAGGGCGAAAGCCGGTATGGCCTGATCAACGTGATGCACCACGACGATGTGCCGCCGCGCCCGATGGTGCCGTTCTACGCGGCGCTGGCCAATGCGCCGGATGCGCCGCTGGCGCCCGCGCCGAAGCCGGCGCTGCAGGTGACGCCGGAACAGGTGGCCAGCGCCTGCGCCACGGCCGGCCTGGCCCCGGAGCGCCTGCTGGTGGTGTTCGCGCCGGGCGCCGAATTCGGTTCGGCCAAGCGCTGGCCGCCGCAACATTTTGCCGCGCTGGCGCAAGCCATCGTGGCGAGCCGGCCCACGGCGCAGGTTGCATTGCTGGGCTCGCCCAAGGACCGTGCCGTGTGCGACGAGATCATGGCGGCCGTTGCCGGCACGCCTGCCGCGGCCTGCGTGCGCAACATCGCCGGCCAGACCAGCCTGGCCGAAGCGGTGGCGCTGATCGGCCATACCGCCGCCGTCGTCAGCAACGATTCGGGGCTGCTGCACGTGGCCTCGAGCCTGGATCGCCCCGTGGTGGCCATCTACGGCCCCACGGACCCGGACCACGCGCCGCCGTTCTCGAGCGTGGCGGCGGCGCTGTCGCTGCGCCTCGACTGCTCACCATGCCGGCAGCGCGAATGCCCGCTGGGCCACCACGACTGCATGCGCAAGCTCGACGCCGGCACCGTCTGGCACACCCTGCAACCGATGCTGCCGGCCGCCGCCGGCGCCTGACAGCGCAGCGACGTGGTGATGAAGCGCCTGCCGGTCACGTTCTGGACCACGCTGTTCGTCACGCTGGTCTGCGTGGCGCTGGTGGCGCTGGACTTCGATCGCAGCTGGCTGGCCCGCAAGGTCTTGCTGGAACAGACCGAGCGCAACGCCACCAACCTGGCGCGGGCGATGAGCGGCCATGCCGACGACACGCTGCGCGCCGCCGATACCTGCCTTACCGACCTGGAGGAGCGTATCGAGGTGGATGGCACCGGCCCCGCCCAGCTGCAGCGGCTGCACCGGCTGATGGTCGATCACGTGCGCACGCTGCCGCAGTTGAACGGCCTGTTCTTCTACGATGAAACGGGGCGCTGGATCGTCAATTCCCGGCCCCGGCTGGACCGCGCAGCCAACAACGCCGACCGCGAATATTTCCGGTATCACCGCGAGCACAGGGATGCCGGCCCGCGCATCGGCAAGCCCGTCGCCAGCCGGTCGACGGGCCGTTGGGTGATCCCGCTGTCGCGCCGCATCGACAAGCCGGATGGCAGTTTCGGCGGCGTGGTGCTTGCCACCATCGATATCGAGTATTTCAGTCGTTTCTATGCCGGTTTCGACATCGGCAACAACGGCGCCGTGGCGCTGCTTTCCGACGACGGCACGTTGCTGGTGCGCCGCCCGTTCAAGTCCGAAAGCGTTGGCATCAGCAGCGTCCGTACGCCGCTGTACGACGCCTACACGCGCGTGGCCCGCACCGGTACCGGCGAGTTCCGCTCGACACAGGATGGGCAGGTAAGACTGAACAGCTACCGCCCGCTGCAACACTATCCGCTGTTCGTCACCGCCGCGCTGTCGAAGGACGAGGTGCTGGCGCACTGGTGGCACGACACGCTGGTGCGCACGGCGGGCGTGCTGCTGCTGGCTGGCCTGCTGGCGCTGTTCGGGCAGCGGCTGGTGCGGCAGATGCGCCAGCGGCTGCGGGCCGAACAGGAGCTGCGCGAAGCACGCGACGTGCTGGCGTCGCTG is part of the Pseudoduganella lutea genome and encodes:
- the waaF gene encoding lipopolysaccharide heptosyltransferase II; this translates as MSKNSPRILVISPNWIGDAVMAQPLLQRLRALHPGHPIDVLAPPAVAPVWRQMREVDEVLQTPFRHGALQLRERWRYARLLKARGYAEAYVLPNTLKYALIPWLAGIRRRVGYKGESRYGLINVMHHDDVPPRPMVPFYAALANAPDAPLAPAPKPALQVTPEQVASACATAGLAPERLLVVFAPGAEFGSAKRWPPQHFAALAQAIVASRPTAQVALLGSPKDRAVCDEIMAAVAGTPAAACVRNIAGQTSLAEAVALIGHTAAVVSNDSGLLHVASSLDRPVVAIYGPTDPDHAPPFSSVAAALSLRLDCSPCRQRECPLGHHDCMRKLDAGTVWHTLQPMLPAAAGA
- a CDS encoding glycosyltransferase family 4 protein, whose amino-acid sequence is MIHFFPTYTKDGTRSPFALGLQELGVEYRLFADDVRFRYHSRLKLLLVGWPKLAWFALRAGIRSLITSRTHPEAVVLGSDIEVLIFAPLRALFSRRTQIVLLGFILTPRKHPLQNRLRLLYFRFVMRFVDKVICHSKKERERYRELFSNGRTEVFYIPHGTHIYGREELPEASNSPYILTAGRSGRDYGTLFEAMAGLPVDLHVVCDNDKPLAGLAIPPNVKVLRNCYDGDYVEQLKNARFVVVPLGVADISAGQMVLLQAMAFNKATVITRTLTVEDYVSDGNEALLVPQGDAGAMRSAIARLLDDVPYTAQMADRALDAFDSRFDMKAFVRNLVAAVRAPRATGA
- the dnaE gene encoding DNA polymerase III subunit alpha, with the translated sequence MSNEILDQQVIQPDEPAAPPGPDFVHLRVHSEYSIVDGLVRIDDLVKAAVKDKQGALAITDLSNLFGMVKFYKSARGKGIKPVIGCDVWITNDDNREKPSRLLLLAKNRVGYLQLCELLSMAWLTNQYKGRAELRTEWLQALKDQAYDVMPGESGANGLIALSGAQFGDIGCAIDNGNLELAEKHAQKWSAIFPGHFYIEIQRAGQPNQEAQVRQSVALAARLRLPVVATHPVQFMSEHEFIAHEARICIAEGEMIANARRPKRFNEQMRFMTQEEMAILFEDLPAALANSVEIAKRCNVTLTLGKPQLPNFPTPGMTIDEFLVAETKKGLEERLVQLFPDPVYREKMRPRYEERLAFENNTIINMKFPGYFLIVAEFIQWGKNNGVPIGPGRGSGAGSLVAYALKITDLDPLKYNLLFERFLNPERVSMPDFDIDFCQEKRELVIQHVKDLYGRDAVSQIATFGTMAAKGAIRDVGRVLDFGYNFCDGISKLIPFKPGKPVTIAEAIEEEPLLKERLENEEEVKQLLDLAQQVEGITRGIGMHAGGVLIAPGKLTDFCPLYTQSGDTGVVSQYDKDDVEAVGLVKFDFLGLTTLTILDRAVNYIRELDPADKDFNLESLPLDDRGSYDLLTKAKTVAVFQLESRGMQGMLKDARPDRFEDIIALVALYRPGPMDLIPDFCKRKHGEKFDYPDPRTEGILSETYGIMVYQEQVMQMAQIIGGYSLGGADMLRRAMGKKKAEEMAEHREIFRKGAGERGLTTEKADEIFDLMEKFAGYGFNKSHAAAYALLSYHTAYLKQHHTAAFMAANMSLTMDDTEKVKILVEDSIEVCGLTILPPDVNLSAYRFRPDGAPRSVTGKKVTNIRYGLGGVKGAGQNAIEAIIAAREADGPFKSLFDFCKRVDKRQINRRTIEALIRSGAFDSLGVERSVLFASVGFAMECAEQELKAANQVSLFGGDDSDLVAPPEYVQATAWTDRQKLAEEKIALGFYLSGHMFDSYAAEARRFARTKLSELEPSREPRMMCGVITGIRTQMTQRGKILIVSLDDKSAVVEVTVYNEIFEANKKAFKEDEFLAVTGKVSEDRFTGGLRISAEKVYDIVSARLQFGRQMGWLLPSSVPPAKLQEVLAPHRDDYGLPVQMRIRPQGIDCTLQLGDDWRVAPSDELTLALEQVLGAKDVAVEY
- a CDS encoding glycosyltransferase family 2 protein, coding for MQPASKISVIVTTYNRPDALAAVIEACFAQDDPHFEIIIADDGSTNNTRDCVEALRPRSPVPLRYVWQPDEGFRAARVRNLGTLAASGDYIVFLDGDCIPASNFVTQHRKLARPGFIVSGSRVLLSEQYTRTLLETRINLHRLGAIDRLRLRLAGDFNKFLQTVLVLPDVGRERRKFSWRRIKSCNLAVWRADLDRVNGFDESFTGWGHEDSDLVVRLFNAGVLRKDGAFATEVYHLWHHENQRDQETSNRKVVLQRAADGTTQAEAGLRELAALA
- a CDS encoding sulfurtransferase, giving the protein MQASTLGAPIEAGAALAHSAAPAADLFVNIAAYKFITLDHLEELRPRYQDITQRLGLKGTILLTPEGINMFLSGTRANIDEFMVWVRADARLADLEVKESLSAEQSHKRMLVKIKAEIITMRMPLIKPEEGRAPFVDAKTLKRWLDQGHDDKGKPVVMVDTRNDFEVDVGTFDNTVDYRISKFTEFPQVIEEHRADFEGKTVVTFCTGGIRCEKAAIHMQNIGYDNVYQLEGGILKYFEDVGGAHYTGDCFVFDYRTALNPQLQPTETVQCFACRAIVTPRQQLAPEYVYGVSCPHCHGKEQA
- a CDS encoding PEP-CTERM sorting domain-containing protein; the protein is MRTIVKNILVTGGMLMGLHTAAQAGPLLVVSNGILMGAQGVEYDGHHYNVSFSDIRPTNTTMAFSSFNQSWGASEALYNVFQDVYDTNPARTNGCSNSLSCLVVTGYSINFLGVTGVGYTNTASSYIDPVIPFLVVGNAANQSGVTYAHWSIQPERQVVPEPSTLLLSGLGLAALAVRRKRLAGKTVA
- a CDS encoding DUF6139 family protein; the encoded protein is MRLDIYRRPEHDGIFSYLAVPEGKPIPQEAINTDWEPEAKALEVDDDADTLPEFHIEHLPEQIGTKGYAITGLKDM
- a CDS encoding O-antigen ligase family protein, with product MNKNIARQADDVAPVSAVSTVSAVTAFTVACLVFLLPFLTLITNAGVGLCSFGFLLAAIWCHRQGLPEFRRHLNDIRGVLTAFGAACLFAALAVLLHPDILLRSWEKPSRMLLAATALIAVLACRPSRMALWWGLIGGTVAGACWVGYQRWVLHIDRPGGLMNAITFGDIVLCMGLMCLAGVLDFRGRQRCWPALGVVAGLVGMLATGTRGGWVAIVFAALLFLKYGHYLRGKFAKAAAALIAVLMIGAYFVPQTGMSERLDQGVSDVETYFTGGSAFTNVGVRLELWKGAVLLAARHPWMPSSQQQVKAELGELVAAGTLQPFVLEAEHFHNDVLQALVFGGVPGLLCWFGTLLLPFLFFLRMLHSHESAPHGLVATALAGLLLVLSYFSFGLTEVIFWSVRGAMFYALMLFVLMGLCLNARERT
- a CDS encoding GGDEF domain-containing protein: MKRLPVTFWTTLFVTLVCVALVALDFDRSWLARKVLLEQTERNATNLARAMSGHADDTLRAADTCLTDLEERIEVDGTGPAQLQRLHRLMVDHVRTLPQLNGLFFYDETGRWIVNSRPRLDRAANNADREYFRYHREHRDAGPRIGKPVASRSTGRWVIPLSRRIDKPDGSFGGVVLATIDIEYFSRFYAGFDIGNNGAVALLSDDGTLLVRRPFKSESVGISSVRTPLYDAYTRVARTGTGEFRSTQDGQVRLNSYRPLQHYPLFVTAALSKDEVLAHWWHDTLVRTAGVLLLAGLLALFGQRLVRQMRQRLRAEQELREARDVLASLNVTLEKLALQDGLTGLANRRQFDVSLGNESSRAMRQGVPLGLAMIDVDHFKAYNDRYGHSAGDDCLRAVARAIRQQTPKRAGDLAARYGGEELAVLLPHTDAAGTEAVAERMREAVAALRLPHAGSPLGIVTISGGAAAIVPRRGIDHAAVLVEHADRALYAAKATGRNRVMRHAELRET